From Aspergillus luchuensis IFO 4308 DNA, chromosome 2, nearly complete sequence:
AAATGCCCACCCTTCCCAAAATAGAGTGTCACGGCAAAATTGGCTGGGGATGCTGTCTCCACCGACAAAAGACGATGTACCCGTGCAGAAAGCCATGTCCGAGTACTCGTGTTCAACCTTCCTCGATGGCCTGTTTCTGACCTGTCTACTGGAGTGGGGCCTTAAGAATCTGGCTGTCGCAGACTTCAGCCCCGGTCTCGACGGGGCATCTCCGTTCTATAGTGAAAACAACCGACCCCTTGCACTGTCAGGAAGTACGGAATACGGCGGACAGTGAACTCGTCTCACGCCTGCACCGCCACCCGAGATGGCTTGGAATTGAATTCGTTAGTTTAGGTCGAGTCATTTATTGTCATACTAGCCATAATGGCCGCCCTTCAAGTCGACGAACTGGCCCGTGCACCGGACTTCTGCAGCTGGTACTTTTCTCCTTTGCATCCATCAAAGCCCGGTACTTGGCCAGTGCGGACCGTGCGAATATCCGCAATACCGGAGCGAGGTGCTCGATTGACAAATTCTCCGCCTCACTCCTGCTcaaatttcttttctcctaATATTATGCTCTATATGATTATGACTTCGATATTGTTTCTGGATCTGAAATTGGTTTCACATACAATGCTTGCCACTGGAGCTAGAAGATTCTGCAACACGGTAGCCCATCATTGATCGATTCTGCTCTATCAATAGGTCCAAATTCCCATCCGATCGGAACGCCACGAGCTGAACTCGGGTGGGTCAAACCAAGCCGTACTTCTTACGATGTGACCTGTCCGACGGAGGCAAAAGTCCTCCGCGACTTGCCGGGAAGCGCCCTCTAGATATTGCCGCTGTTGAAAACTCACCTGGCACATAGTACCACCCGATGGGGCCCCGGCGCTACGATAAAGGTATGTACCCATAACTTCCGTCCAAAGTGGAGCGACCTGGGCCGGGAGGTTGATCCGCCGGTAACATTGCAGGTTTGGGATTTAGTTGCCATGAGGTGCAGACTGAAGGCATCAATGCTGTCAGTATCCATTGTGGTTGGCCTATCGACTGCTTTCACCTGCTTTTAGCCGCTCACCGAATCTTACACAAGCACCCCTATCGACAATGCCGGCTATCCGATCCGCCACCCTAAGCCGGGGAGctgaaaaagaaatgaccaATATTGGGTTACCAGCGCATGATCTATCTAATCTCCCGCCTTTTATTCCTGAAATAGTGCGATAATTCGTCACGATTGGCTGGTCCGTGTACCAAATTGCAGCCGGGATTTTAACGTAAGGCGGAATTGTTGAGGGATCGACGGTCTAGCCCAACTAACCACCCTATAGCTCGCATCCATGGACATTCAGGAAAGATAAGCACCTTTGTGTATGTGTGGTCAAGAGTCCGATTCAACTAGCTAAGGCAGAAGCGCAGTTCCTCCCCGATGCTTGGGCCATAACAGTAACATCGATAAAAAAGCAACAACTAACACTTGACACTACACGGTAGAATGACTGGACCGGGGAGTAAACAATGATCTACGCGGGTGTCACCACGGCCGGTTTCCATACTGTTGGTATGACCCTGCAGTTCATACAATTTGTCGCCTCACTCCATACTTATGAGGTACTAGCACCAGGCTAGCGACAATATCATTTGGACCCGAGACTGCGATACTGCGATCGCAAACGTGTCGGACAAATTCATAGCTTCGTCGATCGTATTGCACACCACACTCAGACTTTTAGTTAGAAGATGATACGCTTGCCTCACACGGCGATAAGCACGGACCTGGAGTCTATTTTGCGGCCAGTCTAGACCTGACACCAATCGGATTCCAGATACAGGTCTCTACCCAGGTGCCTGGAACGGATCCGTATGGTTTGATATCGCAACAGTGCCGGAATACTCGATACACCATCCGGTAGGAGCGCCTGGTTGAAACATTGGCTTTAGTAGCAGACCCCGAGGAGGGGTTGCTTCTTTGTTGCTATGTTGGGCACATCTGTGTGGTCAGACCAGACGATCTTACCTAGCGATCTCCGCGTCGGACAGACAGCTAGTGGGAGCCATAGCTTCATACATAAAGCAcacgtacatacatacttactTACCGACATACTGACTCTAGAGGAGCTTGGGCCAGCCGGAGCGGTGGCCATCTTACGGGGTCTGACGGACATTTAGCATTTAGTACTTTCGGAGTGGCGTTGTGGCGCTGGTCCAGGAACAGGGTAATCGGGAGGCCCCAACCCAGCGGTACTGTGCATCTATCTAGCGGGAAAATCTCTTACTGAGTGTGTCTTAAACAATGGGCGGAGCAGCCCGGATTACGACAAAGTTCTGCATATGCGCCAGGATTCATTGAACTTTCatcaggaggaggggagcaAAGCCCGTGCGAAAGTGACCCCAGGCTATTGAAAGCCATTGCCACAGATAGATTGGGCGTCCCGTAATGGGAGGAGGTTCGTCAGCTGGACCACAAAAAGTAAAAGCCTGGGGAAAATAGTCGGAAAAGATACGGCtggaccatcttcaacctctgCCCCGTGCGACGTGATTCATGCGGCGATGCGTCTGCTACTGCTATTGTGTCATGATGATCTGTGGCCTCGCCCGACAATCTGCATCCGGAACTATTGGAAAAGCATCGACACAAAGTCCCAGATTGAAGTGTCCTGCAATTATCCTTGCCTTGGAGTCCCGGCGGATGCGACCGGCCTGCcaggcttgctttttccagGAGTCCGGGTACGGGCATCATTGCGCGATTGCCATCCTTGCTGATTGATCGACTGCTTGAATTATTGGATTATTCCAGTTCTGGGTCGGTTTTCTGTCCCGCGGAAAGTGCTATATAATCCCTTAACCTGCATGTTGTTTCACCGCTGCTACATCTTTGCATCTCACGCATTCCCATACCACCCAACTATAGCATAGTCTTCTGTATCCTCTCACATTTACTACTTTGTATGATAAAAGATGGCTGTCGACCAGTCCAAAGTCCTCTCCCTAGTGGAGACCATCAAACAGACAGCATTGCAGGACCAAGGTGCATGCCGCTCTGCACAGTCGCATTTCCAGCTGCTCGGCTTGATCGACGAGCTGCGTCTTGCAGTTGAGACTCCTACGGAGACGGTGCTGCGCTTGATCTACCAGGTAAgttgcttctttcccttccgcTCAGGCGATTATCGCTTAACGTGCATGCAGCCACCGCAAAATGCAGCCCTCCGCACCGTTATGGATCTCGGTATCTTCCCATTGTTGGTGGAGCAAAGCAAGTGCGGGATGTCGGCTACAGAGCTGGCGGCACAAACTGGTGCTGAGCGCGGATTAATTGGTAAGATGATCGCCAAAGTCTTCACGGTCTCTGCTCATACCTATAGTCCGTCTGATGCGAGTCATGACCGCACTGGGCTTGTGCGCAAACCCAGAATCCGAAGTATACATTGCGACCGACAAGACCGTCGCACTCACTCAGCCGATCGGAAGAGATGGCATTCCTTGCATGTAAGTCGCTATATTGATTACCTGCACTATTGCATGCAATATTGACGGCATAAATACGATCTGACTCTTCCCACTCTCGCTAAACTTCCTGACTATTTTCGGGAACACCGCTACATCTCCCCAAAGGAGTATGCCCGTTCACCCATGCAATGGGCAGTCGGGAAGAGCCAGTTTGAATGGCTTGCGCAGAACAAGCACCGCCAATCGCTCTTCAACTCGTACATGTCTAGTCGTCGTCATGGCAAACCGAGCTGGTTTGACGTGTATCCCGTCGAGCGATTGACGAATGATGCCGTGGACCACCAGGAGGCTGTTTTCCTCGTCGACGTAGGCGGCAACCAAGGCCATGATCTGGTGAAGTTCCAGGACAAGCACGCCGAGGTCCCTGGCCGGCTTGTCCTACAAGATTTGCCCAAGGTGGTGTCTCGCTGTCCTGGAGGGAGAATCGAAGGAATGAGGTACAGCTTTTTGGACCCACAGCCTATCAAGGGTATGCAATATCTCTCACGGACCTTCAATCGTTTCACTATCAAAGCTAACATACACACAGGCGCCAGAGCATACTACTTCCGCGCTATCTTCCATGACTGGCCAGACCACATCTGCCGCAAAATTTTGGTCAACACCATTTCTGCCATGGATCCTGAGTACTCCCGCATCATCATTTCTGACTTTGTTCTACCGGACACGAACGCCCCGCTCCTGCAGTCATCGCTGGACATCCAGATGATGAGCATCGGGTCGGGTGTGGAGCGCTCTGAACGCCAGTGGCGCGAGCTGCTCGACGAAGCGGGATTGGAAATCACCGGCATTTGGAACAGTAACCCGGGGATGGAGTCTGTGATTGAAGCTGTACCCAAGCGAAGCCAGCGCTGTTCCAGTCCTTGATGGCGTAACCTTGATACCTCGTTTAATGTTCTTCGGCGTTGGATCTGTCATATTGTCTGTGCGCGTTCTGTTTTTGAGTTTCGTTTAGTTTCGTAGATATCCCAGTGGTGGCTAGCTGATTCGTTTCTGAttgttaataatataatgtGATACGAAGTCATCAATCCCTTGCTTGAAGCATCTCTTATTGAACCTTTCTTAGTAATAGTCACTGCGTCACGGCTGACAGCCGAACTACCTATTTCCCGGCCGTGTGTATGTGGGGGGAATATACATATGTCATGCAATAAATGACTGAAATCGAACCCCCCCCTTGCCGATAAATAAccttttcttatatatatttgtctTCGATGaattctgcagctgcagaaccCCGTTAGGTGACAATCTCGCATAATTGCCTTCGCAGTTATGTTATAGAAGATGCAAGAAGCTAAagtttacttatttttatactactgctactattaGTACTAATAATTAGTGTTTGGGTTCTTTTGCCCCTCCATTCCCCTCATCTCGCTAGTTTATTCAACAGCTTGCGTCATAGATTTATCCTATATCCCGCATGCGTGCATGCATATATCGACATTGTATTTCCTGCACGATTGCCGTTTCAGATGCACgggatgagggaggaggggattggGCGTGCGGTGTCATATTGTAGGTAACTTTATGttttgggtggtggtttgggaaatgtgatggtgatggtgatggtttcACCGCTAGTATAGAGTTTCTTTGTATGATATACTTAGTCCATCTTTGTTCATAGTGGGTGTGTGACTAGTAAGAGTTTATAGTTGGCTGAGATATATAAGTAgttaagagagagagagagagagagcgattCAGGCTGTCACAGATACACAGATGTACTGCAGTGTGTTCAGTTGAAGTTCTTTGTGCGTTGTTCACTCGTGTTCTGTCtgtggatatatatattaagtgtTATATACCGTGATCCTTGCCCATACTATAGAACCAAGTACTAATCAAGGGAATGGCTAACTACCAAcaagataagaagaagaagaacaagagtaAGAAGGTAATGTTCCCCCCAACTTAACTATACATACTGAGTGCTGAAACTAACGATCACTCACTGGTTCAGTTGTTTACTGTAGGAACCATTTCTGCCACCCTGTCTGAAGGCGATCAAAAAACATACAGATTGCCGAATGACTTTTTCGGAGCTGTACGAAAAGTATATCCGCTTATAGCCGTCTATATCCGCACTTTTTGTTGCGAGGTCGATCGAGTTCTGCCGGTTTAGGCGGTAAGCGGAGCGGTCGGGATGGGCAGTAAGTATTTGGCTATCGCGGGCGGGTTTCTCTTACTGGTTTATTGGAGAAATTGAGGTAGTAGCTTAATAATGgacggcgatgatggcaGAATTATTGTCCCAGGGGAAACCTGTTTACTTGTGACTGAAATAACTAACCCATGGGATGACATGGTTCTCATTCTACTTTTAGTAACCCCTTGGGCCTGGTTATTTGAACCGTGGATCATGGTCCTAGGTTAAGGCGTGCCTGTTTGCTTCTAAGTAT
This genomic window contains:
- a CDS encoding uncharacterized protein (COG:S;~EggNog:ENOG410Q2NV;~InterPro:IPR036390,IPR036388;~antiSMASH:Cluster_2.7), translated to MAVDQSKVLSLVETIKQTALQDQGACRSAQSHFQLLGLIDELRLAVETPTETVLRLIYQPPQNAALRTVMDLGIFPLLVEQSKCGMSATELAAQTGAERGLIVRLMRVMTALGLCANPESEVYIATDKTVALTQPIGRDGIPCM
- a CDS encoding uncharacterized protein (COG:S;~EggNog:ENOG410Q2NV;~InterPro:IPR029063,IPR016461,IPR001077;~PFAM:PF00891;~SMCOG1042:O-methyltransferase;~antiSMASH:Cluster_2.7;~go_function: GO:0008168 - methyltransferase activity [Evidence IEA];~go_function: GO:0008171 - O-methyltransferase activity [Evidence IEA]) → MQWAVGKSQFEWLAQNKHRQSLFNSYMSSRRHGKPSWFDVYPVERLTNDAVDHQEAVFLVDVGGNQGHDLVKFQDKHAEVPGRLVLQDLPKVVSRCPGGRIEGMRYSFLDPQPIKGARAYYFRAIFHDWPDHICRKILVNTISAMDPEYSRIIISDFVLPDTNAPLLQSSLDIQMMSIGSGVERSERQWRELLDEAGLEITGIWNSNPGMESVIEAVPKRSQRCSSP